One Elaeis guineensis isolate ETL-2024a chromosome 10, EG11, whole genome shotgun sequence genomic window carries:
- the LOC105052226 gene encoding transcription factor AS1, protein MKDRQRWRAEEDAVLCAYVKQYGPREWNLVSQRMNVPLNRDAKSCLERWKNYLKPGIKRGSLTEEEQHLVIKLQAKHGNKWKRIAAEIPGRTAKRLGKWWEVFKEKQQREQRESINPVVSSFEQGKYDRILENFAEKLVRERQITPLLMAGPLLPPWLSNSSSSHRPSSPSVALTLSPSTTPPASIPWLQTDRGADTNSKGSASSQQSMVSGVPSIGGQMVSELLECCRELDEGHRAWAAHKKEAAWRLKRVELQLESEKACKRREKMEEIEAKVRALREEQQLALERIEAEYKEQILGLRRDAEAKEQKLAEQWAAKHIRLTKFLDQMGCRPWPGTDIDGR, encoded by the coding sequence ATGAAGGACAGGCAGCGGTGGAGAGCTGAAGAGGATGCAGTCCTGTGCGCATACGTGAAGCAGTATGGACCCCGGGAGTGGAACCTTGTGTCGCAGCGAATGAATGTGCCTCTTAACAGGGATGCCAAGTCCTGCTTGGAGAGGTGGAAGAACTATCTCAAGCCTGGGATCAAGAGGGGCTCTCTGACTGAGGAGGAACAGCACCTTGTGATCAAGCTCCAGGCCAAGCACGGCAACAAGTGGAAGAGGATAGCTGCTGAGATCCCCGGCCGCACCGCCAAGAGGCTTGGCAAGTGGTGGGAAGTCTTCAAGGAGAAGCAGCAAAGGGAGCAGAGAGAGAGCATCAATCCTGTTGTGAGCTCGTTCGAGCAGGGAAAGTACGATCGGATTCTCGAGAACTTCGCAGAGAAGCTGGTTAGAGAGCGCCAGATCACCCCATTGCTTATGGCTGGACCATTGCTTCCTCCATGGCTTTCAAACTCCAGCAGCTCCCACAGACCGTCCTCGCCTTCTGTTGCTCTCACTCTCTCACCTTCCACCACGCCTCCTGCTTCAATACCCTGGCTTCAAACAGATCGAGGAGCAGATACTAATAGCAAGGGCTCGGCCAGTTCGCAGCAGAGCATGGTGTCGGGTGTTCCTTCGATCGGTGGTCAGATGGTCTCCGAGCTGTTAGAGTGCTGCAGGGAGTTGGACGAAGGTCATCGTGCTTGGGCGGCGCACAAGAAGGAAGCGGCATGGAGGCTGAAGAGGGTTGagctgcagctggagtcggagaaggcTTGCAAGAGGAGGGAGAAGATGGAGGAGATTGAGGCCAAGGTGAGGGCGCTCCGGGAGGAGCAGCAGCTGGCACTGGAGAGGATTGAAGCGGAGTACAAGGAGCAGATTCTAGGATTGAGGAGGGATGCTGAAGCCAAGGAACAGAAATTAGCGGAGCAGTGGGCCGCAAAGCACATCCGGCTGACCAAGTTTCTCGACCAGATGGGCTGTCGTCCATGGCCGGGGACCGACATCGATGGCCGGTGA